One genomic segment of Photobacterium sp. DA100 includes these proteins:
- the fdh3B gene encoding formate dehydrogenase FDH3 subunit beta, translated as MARMKFLCDSKRCIECNGCVTACKNENDDALEWGIQRRRVVTLNDGLPNENSISVACMHCSDAPCMAVCPADCFVQTEDGIVLHDKDLCIGCGYCLFACPFGAPQFPKQTAFAERGKMDKCTFCAGGPNVETGSIEEKQKYGANRIAEGKLPMCASLCSTKALLAGDAAKISDIYRERVVARGAKEAGWASTDDLAYDASEVRKA; from the coding sequence ATGGCACGTATGAAATTTCTTTGTGACTCTAAACGTTGTATCGAGTGCAACGGTTGTGTGACAGCTTGTAAAAATGAAAACGATGATGCGCTGGAGTGGGGTATCCAACGCCGTCGAGTGGTAACGCTTAACGACGGCCTGCCGAATGAAAACTCCATCTCGGTGGCCTGTATGCATTGTAGCGATGCGCCATGTATGGCGGTGTGTCCTGCCGACTGTTTTGTGCAGACCGAGGACGGCATTGTTTTGCATGACAAAGATCTCTGCATTGGTTGTGGCTATTGCCTGTTTGCTTGTCCGTTTGGTGCGCCGCAGTTCCCTAAGCAAACGGCATTTGCTGAACGCGGTAAGATGGACAAATGTACCTTCTGCGCCGGAGGTCCGAATGTGGAGACTGGATCGATTGAAGAGAAACAGAAATACGGTGCTAACCGTATTGCTGAAGGTAAGTTACCTATGTGTGCCTCTTTGTGTTCGACTAAGGCGCTGTTGGCGGGGGATGCAGCCAAAATCTCCGATATTTATCGCGAGCGTGTCGTTGCTCGCGGGGCAAAAGAAGCGGGTTGGGCAAGTACTGACGACCTTGCCTATGACGCCTCTGAGGTGCGCAAGGCTTAA
- a CDS encoding formate dehydrogenase subunit gamma: MTKRIQHWLFLLTTALVLMFSLSAAASNESSANTESERLGESVVRHEVIGYAGADYWRAVKDGQEGYTTSKSPEHGVLISVPGQTWFIMKEKWMSPLGALAIFGSLVMVALAYVVVGPLKLSKPKTGRKIKRWSRLDRALHWSLAFTFLTLAFSGLTLVYGKYFIKPIVPTELWGWVIYAAKQYHNYIGPLFAFFLIAVLVKWWRKSIFNKVDMQWFMKMGGMVGKHKGSHPSAGFSNGGEKAIFWLLIFFGAFIVASGFVLDFPIFDQTRRDMELSHLVHMLSALVLICGFIFHIYIGLFGMEAGLDGMITGEVDETWAKEHHDLWYEEVKDLPENQPGYDDKVEAAKKGSATQDNV; this comes from the coding sequence ATGACTAAGCGAATTCAACACTGGCTATTCTTGCTGACCACAGCCTTGGTATTGATGTTTTCACTATCGGCGGCAGCTAGCAATGAATCCAGTGCTAACACTGAATCTGAGCGCTTGGGCGAATCCGTTGTAAGGCATGAAGTTATCGGTTATGCCGGTGCTGACTATTGGCGTGCGGTCAAGGATGGCCAAGAGGGCTATACCACGTCTAAGTCACCTGAGCATGGTGTGCTGATTAGTGTTCCGGGACAGACCTGGTTCATTATGAAAGAGAAGTGGATGTCACCGCTTGGTGCATTGGCGATTTTTGGTAGCTTGGTGATGGTGGCGTTGGCATATGTTGTTGTCGGTCCTCTAAAGCTGAGTAAGCCTAAGACAGGGCGTAAAATCAAACGCTGGAGCCGACTCGATAGGGCGCTGCACTGGAGCTTGGCGTTTACTTTCCTGACACTAGCTTTCAGTGGCTTGACTTTGGTCTACGGTAAGTACTTTATTAAGCCGATCGTGCCTACAGAGCTGTGGGGCTGGGTCATATACGCGGCCAAGCAATATCACAACTATATTGGTCCTTTATTTGCCTTCTTTTTGATCGCCGTTCTGGTTAAATGGTGGCGTAAGAGCATCTTTAATAAAGTTGACATGCAGTGGTTCATGAAAATGGGCGGCATGGTTGGCAAGCACAAGGGAAGCCATCCATCGGCGGGGTTCTCCAATGGCGGTGAAAAAGCAATTTTCTGGCTGTTGATTTTCTTTGGTGCTTTTATCGTAGCGAGTGGATTCGTGCTCGATTTCCCGATCTTTGACCAAACCCGTCGTGATATGGAGCTGTCCCATCTCGTCCATATGCTATCGGCGCTGGTATTGATTTGTGGCTTTATTTTCCACATCTATATTGGCTTGTTTGGTATGGAAGCCGGTCTGGATGGCATGATCACAGGGGAGGTTGATGAGACTTGGGCAAAAGAGCACCATGACCTCTGGTACGAAGAAGTCAAAGACTTGCCTGAAAATCAGCCCGGCTACGATGATAAGGTCGAAGCGGCCAAGAAAGGCAGTGCTACTCAGGATAATGTCTAA